A window of Pyrus communis chromosome 3, drPyrComm1.1, whole genome shotgun sequence genomic DNA:
AGGATTCCAAAAAAAAGGATCGGACGACTATTCTACACCAACGGATTCTCTCCTCTCCCATTTTAATTACCCTCTAgtatcctcttttttttttttttttttttttttggttaacaaACATATTGTGTAAACTAAGAAGCTGTGAGAGTGAGCTAAGTTTCACAATATACTAGCAATAatgttcaaattcacatttgacgAGTATCAAACATAAAACCTTTAACTTCCAGTACCCTTTTATTAGAACGTTCACAATTAAGTCGcgtcaatattttttgttgctttctttgtagaaagagagaaaaaaaaaaaaaaaagaagaagaggggaCCAGAGGGTAGGAGAATGACGGGGGTGAGATCCTACTCCTTTTATACCAAGCTATTCTActctaaaataaatattagagcaatttgatttttattttgattgaaAAGTGATTTGATTTACCTGCACATAGCAAAcaaagacctctcacttataattcaaaagtgaaaaaatatcactagagtACAACGTAGCAATGGAGCAAGTTATAACTAAGTAACTTAACTCATTATCAACTACCACGGGGTGGACAGTAATTGGGAACGAATTCTAAGCTTGTATCCCCACGGCACGTCCTGTGTTCGATTGAAATGCCTTTGAGTCTTCTCGGCCTCAAGAAGGGTGGACCATTGCGAATACATCAGCTGATctccttttataaaaaaaaaaactcattatCAATATATCTAATTCTTCACATCTATGCGAGTTGAACTTGAAATCTCTGCAACAAAAGTGAATTAAGTACCATTAACAAAAAGACCGGTTAGTATAGTATACACATAAAAAAATGACTAGTTGATATGTTGGAACacctaatgttttttttttttcttttttggatcaCCTAATGTTAAGAAATTGGTAACCATTATGTTCTTAACCCTAATAGTATAAACATATGGAAAAATTTGTCTTTTAAAGCGTGTCATCCAATGTGACATTGACTCGTCTCTACAGGGACTTCAACCAACCAATATTCCTCGATGTGGTAGGTCAAGTCCTTTGCCATTCGACCAAACAATTGTAATCTTCCTGCAAACATCCAGATTCCAAAGGGCCCGAGGCCAAAACACAAATAGTCACCACTCAAACGATTCCCAGCCTcacaaaatatatatacttttCCAATACAACACTGTCGCCTAATTCCGCAACTCTTAGAAAAAGCGAGTCGGAGTCAGCCAAGAGCAGCAGAACGCCGCCTTTGATGCCCATATGCTGACTTAGCCACCTTTACGCGCACCCACATCATTCTTCCTTACCTACTTAAGACTTTGTTTGCTGCTAATGAATGCCTGCACTTCTCTGAGTTCATCAATGGGAGTCGATAGAAAAAACCCAGGTACCAGAATTTGTAACTTCTCATTCCTTATTGTTTTCTGCTGGTCTCTCCCTCTGTTTTGCTCTGCGTCGAGTTCGATTTCGCAGGGGCAATCTATAAAAGATGGAGAGAGACTGATCTCGGATGGCGAAATATTCGAACTGGGTTTCTTCAGTCCGGGGAATTCATCGTCCCGGTACGTCGGAATTCGGTATTACAAAATTTCGGACCCGTCATTGATCTGGGTTGCAAACAGAGAAAACCCAATTTCTGATAAATCTGGAGTCTTGGAATTTAGAAGCGATGGAAATCTGGTTGTTTTGGATGGAAATGGCACCGCTGTTTGGTCTACTAACGCTTCAGCCGCCACTAACTCGACGGCGAGACTCCATGACGAAGGAAGTCTTATTCTTTCCCGCCGCGGCGATGCCAACGTGGTCTATTGGCAGAGCTTTGACGATGCAGCAGACACATTTTTGCCGGGAATGAAAGTTGAGGTGAGTGATGAGATCGGAGAGAATCGGTTTCTGAGTTCGTGGAAGTCGGAAAGTGACCCTTCGGCCGGAGGGTACTCAATGGGGGTTGATCCTCGAGGATCGCCGCAGATTGTGATATGGGAAGGATCAGAACGGCGGTGGAGAAGCGGGCATTGGAACAAGCAGATATTCATTGGACTTCCGAATATGCCAACTACTTATGCATTTGGTTTTAAGCTTAGTGATGAGAATGGGAAATCATATTTTACATACAGACCGTGGAATCCTTCAGATAAGTTGAGGTTTCGGATAAGGTGGGACGGGTACGAAGAGCAGCTGCAGTGGGCGGAAGAGAAGAGCCAGTGGGAAGTGATACAATCTCAGCCTAACAAGACCAACCAATGTGAGTTTTACAACAAATGTGGAAGGTTTGGGGTGTGTAGTGCATCTGATGAATCGAGTTCAATTTGCCGTTGTATGCATGGATTTCAACCGAGGAATTTGGATCAATGGACTGGGGGAAATTGGTCGGAAGGGTGTTCTAGGAAAACCCCTTTGCAGTGTCAGAGAAATAGTTCTAATGGAACGGTGGCAAGTGATGAAACAGATGGATTTGTAGCGATAAGGTGTGCCAAGTTGCCGGATTTTGCAGACTTGGTTGTTGCAGTTCCAGGGGAGAGCTGCGAGGAGAAATGTCTCGAGAATTGTGCTTGTACTGCATATGCAATGGTTCAAGGGATTGGTTGTATGATGTGGACCGAAGACTTGATTGATGTCGAACGATTTACAAAGGGAGGAAACACGTTGCATATACGTGTTGCGCATTCAGATTTAGGTAAAGTTCAAAtccatttttcttgttgttgGTGCTATTCGATTCAGTTCTTTTCCTAAAATCCATTTGTGTTCATTATTGAGGTTTCAGGTTTTGGCTTTTACTTTCTATACAAGAAAAAGCAAATGATGAATTTTAGTCACTTCATTTTCCTTAAGTTCTGTTCCATTCAATCGCTGTGATCAAATTTAAACTGATGCATTTCACAGGAAATCAAACCTTCTGCCTTTTGTGGATCATTGAATTCTAAATTCGCCTCGAGGCAAGCTGCAGCAGCGAGTCCATAAAAGATAATCTAAAACGCCTTTGCTTGTTTTCCCATTCCGTTTGAATTGTCCTTTTATCTGGTCAACTCTTCTGCAGCGATTTTTCTTTTAGTCATATTGCACTCGTAACTTTAGCAGCGCTTGATCTGTTTTTTTTGTCATccatccaaaaaccaaaaataagtTATTGTCTTTTGATTCCATGTCCTTTAATAATATCAAAGGCCAGACATGCTTTCTGTGCTGTATATTCAAATCATTTAAAATACAGAACATAGCACGGAAAGGGCCAGGAAACTGCTCAAATAACTATTTAATGTTTGAAATGTTACAACTTACAACGCATTATACTGCACTAATCTTTTAATTGATCTCCTTTTATATATAGGTAGCAAGCACAAATTGTCCACCGCTGTGATAGCAGTAATTTCTGTAGCGGGAGCATTGTTCGCTGTCATCATCCTGTTGCTTTTGTGGAAGTTTAAAGCAAAATTGAAAGGTAGGACGCACATTTCCATCCTTCTGGTGAATGAGAGGACAAATTTTTTAGTTAACTTAAGAAAACTGGTAACTGTTCCATGATTTATTCTCCTGTCcatttagtttctaacttatttttcttctttttgttatcTAGTGTTGCCCACCACTTCTTCAATTTCATGGTTAAGGGGAGGTGATACATCAACGCTCGATGCTGGAAAGAGAGAAGAATTTTCAACAGATGCTTCAGGATCAGTAGATGTTTATTCAGAAGGGAATCAAGTAAATAGATGCGAATTACGGCTGTTAAATTTGAGTTGTGTAGCAGCTGCTACGAACAACTTTTCTGAAGAAAATAAGCTTGGGAAGGGGGGGTTTGGTACTGTCT
This region includes:
- the LOC137727950 gene encoding G-type lectin S-receptor-like serine/threonine-protein kinase B120; this encodes MNACTSLSSSMGVDRKNPGTRICNFSFLIVFCWSLPLFCSASSSISQGQSIKDGERLISDGEIFELGFFSPGNSSSRYVGIRYYKISDPSLIWVANRENPISDKSGVLEFRSDGNLVVLDGNGTAVWSTNASAATNSTARLHDEGSLILSRRGDANVVYWQSFDDAADTFLPGMKVEVSDEIGENRFLSSWKSESDPSAGGYSMGVDPRGSPQIVIWEGSERRWRSGHWNKQIFIGLPNMPTTYAFGFKLSDENGKSYFTYRPWNPSDKLRFRIRWDGYEEQLQWAEEKSQWEVIQSQPNKTNQCEFYNKCGRFGVCSASDESSSICRCMHGFQPRNLDQWTGGNWSEGCSRKTPLQCQRNSSNGTVASDETDGFVAIRCAKLPDFADLVVAVPGESCEEKCLENCACTAYAMVQGIGCMMWTEDLIDVERFTKGGNTLHIRVAHSDLGSKHKLSTAVIAVISVAGALFAVIILLLLWKFKAKLKVLPTTSSISWLRGGDTSTLDAGKREEFSTDASGSVDVYSEGNQVNRCELRLLNLSCVAAATNNFSEENKLGKGGFGTVYKGSLPGLPQIAVKRLARRSTQGLEEFKNEISLIAKLQHRNLVRLLGCCIEGEEKMLVYEYMPNKSLDFFLFNPANQSLLDWRKRFTIIEGIARGLLYLHRDSRLRIIHRDLKASNILLDEDMIPKISDFGMARIFGGNENEENTARVVGTYGYMSPEYAMEGLFSVKSDVFSFGVLLLEIVSGRRNTSLRSTEHLSLIGYAWHLWNENRAVDLIDPSIAETCSQNETELLRCIHVGLLCVQDYAASRPTMPAVVLMLESEAANLQLPVQPMFTSIRRHVDTNFGTEGQDVASSNNVTITMLEGR